The genomic DNA CGCAGAACCTTCAAGACCCCCGGTTTCGCGCCTCGAACAGCGCTACCGATCAAGGTTCGGACAGAGGCGAAACCGGTCGAACAGGCACGGCGAACGAACAGCTTGAAGGATTTGAACGAGAGCCGTTGGAGGCGATCCGCCCGCTCAGGCTCCGAATTTTTTCATTTTGAGCGCATTTGCCAACAGCAGGGGCATGAGGCTCATCGCCGGGATCCTCCCCAGCCCTCCTAGGGCGGCCTCTCTCTCGCTGAACCGCATGATGGAGTCGGTTCGCACGTAACGGGACCAGATAAGAATCGGGCTGGGATGCCAACTGTGAGACCTGAGGGCCGAAGGCGTGGAATGGTCTCCTGTCACTGCCACTACGTCAAAACCCAACTCCAGCACCCCGGGAATGAGGCGATCGGCCCTTTCCAGAGACGCAATCTTCCCCTGAAAATCTCCGTCTTCTCCACGCATGTCAGGTTCTTTGACATGGAAAAAAAAGAACTCAAAATCCCTGAAGTGAGTCTTGAGGGTCTCCAGTTCGTCCTCAAGAGCATCGCCGGTTTCGAGAACCTCCATCCCCACCAGGCTCGCAAGTCCCCGATACATCGGGTAGGAGGCGATTGCTCCGGCATTGAGCTTGAAAAGCTCTCTCATGCTCGGGATATGGGGCACCTGGGAAAATCCTCGAAGGAGCACCGTGTTGGCCTGATCCCTGCCCTGGAGCAGATCGGTGGCCTCCCTGATAAAGGCGTTCACCACCGACGCTGACCGCTCAGCCTCCCTGCGTATGGCAATGGCTGGGACCGCCTTTTTTCCATCCTTCTGAGGATCTGCATCTGTGAGACCCTCACCCAGCCCCTCTCCCTTGAAGACAGCCACGAATCGGTGTCCCTTGCCGGGTTGGATTAGGACACGGGTCCCCTCGACTGTCTGGATCTTGTCCTGAAGAATTCGACAGAGCTCCCGGTTCTTCTCGGTCGAGAGCCTTCCAGCCCTCCGGTCGATCACTATCCCTCTGGCATCAAGAGTGGCGAAATTCCCCCTTGCTGCAAGATCCCCTTTCTCGAGCTTCATGCCCACCCCCACCGCTTCGAGCACGCCGCGCCCTATCTGGTAGCGCAATGAATCGTAACCGAAGAGGGCGAGATGTGCCGGCCCACTGCCCGGGGTTATCCCAGGTGCTATCGGGTCGACAAGCCCGCACACCGATCGGCTGGCAAGACGGTCGAGGTTGGGAATTGCACTCGCCTCCATCTCGGTTCTTCCATCCACGGGAAGCCCCCCCAGTCCGTCGATAACCAGGAGGAGAATCTTGGAACCCGTCTCAATCGTAATCGACCGGATCAATTCCTCCGAATCCATACTCATCCCCTCACACTCAGCCCTACTTTCCAGGCTCCCCCTCGTAGGTCTCGTATCGGACAAAGCCGGAGATCTCCTTTCTCCCCGGTGCCCTGGGTGTCTTTTCAGGATGGCCGATGGGAACCAGGACGACCAGCGACCGGTCATGAGGCACCGCCAGTATCTGCTCCCCCCTCTTCGCGTCAAAAAGCCCAACGATAACAGACCCCAACCCCAGGCTGTGGGCTCTCAGGCACATGTTCTGAACCGCGAGGCCCGTGTCAAACATGTACCAGTCCCCTTTGTCCGTGCTGACCTCCCCCCTGTAGAAACCGGCCAGGCCCCTTTTTGCACACACCGCCATGACCACGGGAGCCCGTGTCATGGCGTCCTTGGCAGGGTTGCCCCCGGAGAGGGTTTCGGCGAGAAGCTGTTTCCTGTCTGCATCTCGCACCACGACCACCTCCCAGCATTGAGTGTTTGCCCAGGATGGAGCCCACCTCACGGCCTCCA from Deltaproteobacteria bacterium includes the following:
- a CDS encoding 2,3-bisphosphoglycerate-independent phosphoglycerate mutase — its product is MDSEELIRSITIETGSKILLLVIDGLGGLPVDGRTEMEASAIPNLDRLASRSVCGLVDPIAPGITPGSGPAHLALFGYDSLRYQIGRGVLEAVGVGMKLEKGDLAARGNFATLDARGIVIDRRAGRLSTEKNRELCRILQDKIQTVEGTRVLIQPGKGHRFVAVFKGEGLGEGLTDADPQKDGKKAVPAIAIRREAERSASVVNAFIREATDLLQGRDQANTVLLRGFSQVPHIPSMRELFKLNAGAIASYPMYRGLASLVGMEVLETGDALEDELETLKTHFRDFEFFFFHVKEPDMRGEDGDFQGKIASLERADRLIPGVLELGFDVVAVTGDHSTPSALRSHSWHPSPILIWSRYVRTDSIMRFSEREAALGGLGRIPAMSLMPLLLANALKMKKFGA
- a CDS encoding nitroreductase family protein, with product MDVAEAIRERRTVRSFKGDDVSSEDLEAILEAVRWAPSWANTQCWEVVVVRDADRKQLLAETLSGGNPAKDAMTRAPVVMAVCAKRGLAGFYRGEVSTDKGDWYMFDTGLAVQNMCLRAHSLGLGSVIVGLFDAKRGEQILAVPHDRSLVVLVPIGHPEKTPRAPGRKEISGFVRYETYEGEPGK